ttaaatttttattgtgGTAGGTGATGATGTCTGGTCAGGCGTACAGGATCTCTCTGGAACTGGAAATGCCTGAATCTCCTGTTAACGAACAGCTCGGCATGTTCATGGTCAAAATGTCTTGCTATTCCAGTGATGGGACAATTGTTCACTCGGTGGCCCGCTCAGTGAGTAAAGATCACTGGATCACTGTGCAGCTTCAAAATACAATTGACTAAATATGCTATATCAGTCAGCCAACAGAAATGTTCAAAGTTGTTCATGCCATGGTGATTGTTAGTACCTTACACACGACTGACCATAATAGAATGTTTTTCTCTCAACAGAcatcagttatatatatatatatatatatgatgtctgtaaaatattgcaaataaatgtattgagttgATGCATATCAACTCAATACATTTCAATCAATACTAACCCtgatacatatgtatgtatgtatgtatgtatgtatgtatgtatgtatgtatgtatgtatgtatgtatgtatgtatgtatgtatgtatgtatgtatgtatgtatgtatgtatgtatgtatgtatgtatatatatatatatatagttaaagtcagaattattagccccccaactcatctctaatagctgatttcttttatctttgtcttgatgaCAGTCAAATAATGATTTGACAATGATCTTGAAACAATCTTTTATGTTATAAAGACTGTCAGTAAATGGCTGTTAACATAAAAATACTCAATCCTTGTTTTTTTCCCTCATCAGACGATGCTGCACTACCGCTCTAATCTCCTGCAGACCCTAAGCACACTGCTGTTCTCTCCGCTCCTGCTGTCCGGCGTGTCTGAGCAGAAACAGCTTGTCGAGGTCGAGCTCTTCCCAGATCTCAAACTAGACATTGTGAGTTTGTCAATTATGAATAAAACTGACAGAATTGTGTTATTCAATGTTTTGATAAGACTGGTAATGGTCGTTTCAAGAGCAAATATGTACCTACTGTAAAGTTGTCACGTTTGTGTGTGGTGTCATATAAATAACACGTTATTAAATATGGACAAAAGATGTGCTTTATATCAATCTGTCTTTTACAGTATCATCCTGCTGTTGGGGCTGTGATCGAGATTCAGTCTCGCAGGGTTCAGATTTATTCTGCACAGCTGAGGATTCATGCCTACTTTACTGGAGTTAGGTAACTGTCATTGTTTGGTTTTGTTAGTTAATTTACCATATTTTCTAGGATGCAAGTTCCAGTTTTTGCTGTTTGTGAATGAAGTAATGGTTAcattttaattcaagtaatttcaTGCAAGCAAGCAAgtcagcattcattcattcattcattttccttcggcttagtccctttattcatcatcgCAGCGGAAtgactgccaacttatccagcatatgttttacacagcggatgcccttccagctgcaacccagtactgggaaacatccatacacactcactcacacacacaaactatggacaatttagtttattcaattcacctatagcgcatgtctttggaccaagaggaaaaccggaacacccagaggaaacccacacgaacacggggagaacatgcaaactccacacagaaatgacaactgatccagcctggactcgaaccagcgaccttcttactgtgaggcgacagggctaaccactgagccaccgtgttgccttcAAGCAAGCAAAATAAGCGAAAAAAGAGACATATTTGTGTAATGCATATCCAACATGCCGTTGATTTAGGGATTTGTTATATATTGTCTGATATTTAAATTGTTGCTTTAATGGTGTGTAAACAGACATTATAGAGTATATCAAAAAACAGAAACCTCTCTTGAAATTTGTGTGGGATTTGTGTGACAGTGTTTTGAAATGCGGTTCGAATGACGCCATAGTACTGCAAAATTATCCCTTATGTTAGAAGATATTTATGTCACACCTGATAAATAGCTTTCCCCCACAAATATCAGTGTAAATGTAATCACAAAATACAATATTCAGAAAACAAATGCCAAAAAACAAAGAGTAAATGAGATGAGCAGATGCAGGCGCAATTAAATTTTGCAACACCTAAAAATTGTCCCCAGCACCAAGAAAGCCCTACACTTAGAACCAGTTAGaatctgtgtaatatcattgcgtctgctgcagccatggtacagctagccatatcgacctagaaagtggcaacttttcatttttcgtctgtgtcttagtacacaatgtaacacaaaagaatcaagctttaaataggaaagttGTTGAAGATTTTTTtgggtgagatgctaatggtctaatccgattcagtgaattatgctaagctaagctaaaagtgctgatggatggattcaaaaatggtaaaactcctcTATTTAACTCTAGGAGAGTATAAAAAAGGGTGACGTGTTCCTTTAAGATCATGGTGTGACGTTCTTCCCTTTACAACAGATTCCTCCTGTATAACTTCCCGGTGATGTCTGCGATCGTTGGAGTGGCGAGTAACTTCACCTTCCTCAGTGTGATTGTGCTCTTCAGTTACCTGCAGTTCATCTGGGGAGGCCTCTATCCACCCGAGCAGGTCCGAGTGAAGGTAAGATCATCCCTCTGTCTAATCACTCAACCTTCATTCTGTCCCATTTGTCTAGGTGTGAGACACAGATgattgggcttgacaaaccaccagcAGAAACAAATAAACATCAACAAACAAAAGTTCTCCCTCCTTACTCTAGCACAAAATTCTCTAAGCACAGttactttgtataattagcattatcttcttgttgaatcgctgagttcctcctcaattgtaagtcactttggactaAAGTGTCTGCTGAATGACTCGATGTAAATGTAGATGGCTGTTTACGCTCACAGGTGATGATGGGAGACTCTACGCGTCTTCAGCAGAGACGAGAAGAAGCACGTAAACGCATGCATTCGTCTGCCAGCACTCCTAGTAAAAGCACCATTCACAACCACACACGTATGACTGTATTAACCAAACAGATCAGTCACTAATGCACAATATCTGTCTGTTCGCCAGTTATGACGTATGGAAGAGATGGCAGTGAACTACTCTCAGATCCGCTTCAGCTGCCCAAACAAACTGTTCGAAACAAAGGTACATGAGAACGCCTGAGACAAATAGAAATGTGATGATTCTTTGTGATTTACATGCACAGTAATGGAGAGATCATTTCACTATAGAATCCTGTTTGTTTGTGCAGGTGATTTGGACACTCCTAGCGTGATTGGGACAGAAGACTTGAATAACCAACAAGAGGATGAAGCTggtaaaaatattacttaaaagcGGAAATCTCATTACAAATGTTCACAGTTCAGCAAACAAAAAGTAAATGAGATTAGAGCATGCTGGTGCtttttttatattgattaattattattattatcattacttcataattactttaatactttttatttctttaacatTATTACGGAAATGTTATTAGTTTAATATCACTACTAAAGAAGTCGCTTAGGGTGTGTTTTCACACACTTTCTAAAAGAAACTGGTTTGATTCCTCCATTGGTGTAGTTTATAATTGTTATAAATTTTAATGCACACTAACAAGCAGTCAGACATCCCTGAAGACATATATGAATGTCtgaaagtgtaaaaaataaacagaaatatttgcaaacaagctAAAAGAAGGAAGTGATGTCATAAAGTATGACTGCACCAAATCTATtcaccatcaagtggttccaaacctggagtgtgtttcccaaacaacgacataactcgtggctgagctatcatagtacaatgcatcgtttggaaaAATAAAACGatgtagtgaggagtgtttcccaaaaccgtagctgctttgtcgcagatccaaCGCTGAAAAcacattagttataacataaagCGTCTATAACgacgctctaaacagggtggagtaacaacttctttagagaaaaaaaaacagaattttgGGGCAAATTATTcgcaaaaaaatccaatattttggtaaaaacatgcactcgttttccatattaattgataTACATGTAAAAGGCACATATAGGACCtacatgtttcctttacaaatattattgagaatattccatctAAGATAAATTTAGCTAACACTTATTCTAAtccatatataaatcataaagcCTAAATCATTAaaggttgtaatttacagtagactatttattatgaaatgaaaaaaaggtttaatatatatatatatatatatatatatatatatatatatatatatatatatatatatataatgtatgtatgtgtatatgtacgtatatgtatgcatgtatgtatgtatgtatatatgtatgtatgtgtatatatatgtacagttaaagattattatgaattattattttttcccgaatttctgtttaacggagagaagtctttttcaacacatttctaatcataatagttttaataactcatttctaataactgatttattttatctttgccatgaggacaggaaataacatttaaatagatattttttaagacacttctatacagcttaaagtgtcatttaaaggtttaactaggttaattaggttaactaggcaggttagggtaattaggcaagttattgtataatgatggtttgttctgtagactatcgagaaaaaaaatagcttaaaggggctaataattttgaccttaaatggtttttaaaaaattaaaaaactgtttttattctagccgaataaaacaaataggactttctccagaagaaaaaatattatcagatatactgtgaaaatttccttgctctgatatatatatatataatatatatatatataatatatatatatatatatatatatatatatatatatatatatatatatatatatatatatatttgtaatgtaatgatcaTTGTTTGGTGTTTCCTTCATCAGCTCAGGACTCCTCTACAGACGACGCTCCTGTTTTCCTGGATGCTCCTCGTGGTGCAGAGAGCAGTTTGACTGAGGAGGATTCAGATGATAAGCAGAGGATGGCAGGAGAGAGGAATGACACTCAAGAAGAAGAAACAACCCAGCCCCAGTCATCAGACACCAGCCTTAGGCAAAGGCCTGGACCCTGGATGAGGCTCTGAGCTCTGATCCAGCCACATGCCGCCTGTTACACTCACTCACAGCTCACACCTTTGACACATTCCTTTTGCAAGGCAATGAGAATTACAATAAGAATATTTCTGATGCATTTGGAAACCAGTTTACCTCATCGAGCTGATCGAGAGCATTTCCT
The sequence above is drawn from the Danio aesculapii chromosome 21, fDanAes4.1, whole genome shotgun sequence genome and encodes:
- the bscl2 gene encoding seipin isoform X2, with protein sequence MSEEEKTPLFAVEGQTGRRPEPRRPAPGRDGEGLPTMGAAMGPLLLWLQDVAAVTLLRARRTLLRAAILLCVLVLLLWVSIFLYGSFYYSYMPSVSFSTPVHYYYRTDCEASDAVLCSFPMANVSLLKNGRDQVMMSGQAYRISLELEMPESPVNEQLGMFMVKMSCYSSDGTIVHSVARSTMLHYRSNLLQTLSTLLFSPLLLSGVSEQKQLVEVELFPDLKLDIYHPAVGAVIEIQSRRVQIYSAQLRIHAYFTGVRFLLYNFPVMSAIVGVASNFTFLSVIVLFSYLQFIWGGLYPPEQVRVKVMMGDSTRLQQRREEARKRMHSSASTPIMTYGRDGSELLSDPLQLPKQTVRNKGDLDTPSVIGTEDLNNQQEDEAGKNIT
- the bscl2 gene encoding seipin isoform X1 codes for the protein MSEEEKTPLFAVEGQTGRRPEPRRPAPGRDGEGLPTMGAAMGPLLLWLQDVAAVTLLRARRTLLRAAILLCVLVLLLWVSIFLYGSFYYSYMPSVSFSTPVHYYYRTDCEASDAVLCSFPMANVSLLKNGRDQVMMSGQAYRISLELEMPESPVNEQLGMFMVKMSCYSSDGTIVHSVARSTMLHYRSNLLQTLSTLLFSPLLLSGVSEQKQLVEVELFPDLKLDIYHPAVGAVIEIQSRRVQIYSAQLRIHAYFTGVRFLLYNFPVMSAIVGVASNFTFLSVIVLFSYLQFIWGGLYPPEQVRVKVMMGDSTRLQQRREEARKRMHSSASTPIMTYGRDGSELLSDPLQLPKQTVRNKGDLDTPSVIGTEDLNNQQEDEAAQDSSTDDAPVFLDAPRGAESSLTEEDSDDKQRMAGERNDTQEEETTQPQSSDTSLRQRPGPWMRL